In Streptomyces puniciscabiei, a single genomic region encodes these proteins:
- the crgA gene encoding cell division protein CrgA, with protein sequence MPKSRIRKKADYTPPPAKQAQAIKLNSRGWVAPVMLAMFIIGLAWIVVFYVTDGSLPINALNNWNIVVGFGFIAAGFGVSTQWK encoded by the coding sequence GTGCCGAAGTCACGTATCCGCAAGAAGGCCGACTACACGCCGCCGCCGGCGAAGCAGGCACAGGCGATCAAGCTGAACAGCCGCGGCTGGGTCGCGCCTGTCATGCTGGCCATGTTCATCATCGGCCTGGCCTGGATCGTCGTCTTCTACGTGACCGACGGCTCGCTTCCCATCAACGCGCTGAACAACTGGAACATCGTGGTCGGCTTCGGCTTCATCGCCGCCGGCTTCGGGGTCTCCACGCAGTGGAAGTAG
- a CDS encoding class E sortase, whose amino-acid sequence MRVIVRTVSELCITVGALIVLFVAYVLFWTGVRADGAMNDQIDQLHRQWAKGSVQPTATAPGEQTIKATRPDPYHYGKAFAIMYIPRLGFTWNKPVLEGTGRDVLAKGLAHYAGTAQLGQEGNFAVAGHRRTYGDPFKDFPELRPGDAVVLTDGTTWFTYRIDKGPYKTVPTDVEVIDPVPRKSGYTRPGRYLTLTTCDPEWGHSHRLIVWAHLDSTQSVEAGEPEALRR is encoded by the coding sequence GTGCGCGTGATCGTCCGGACCGTCAGCGAGCTGTGCATCACCGTCGGCGCCCTGATCGTGCTCTTCGTCGCCTACGTGCTGTTCTGGACGGGCGTGCGGGCCGACGGCGCCATGAACGACCAGATCGACCAGTTGCACCGGCAGTGGGCGAAGGGGAGCGTGCAGCCGACGGCGACCGCTCCGGGCGAGCAGACGATCAAGGCGACGCGGCCGGATCCGTACCACTACGGCAAGGCCTTCGCGATCATGTACATCCCGCGGCTCGGTTTCACGTGGAACAAGCCGGTCCTGGAGGGCACCGGCCGGGACGTCCTGGCGAAGGGGCTCGCCCACTACGCGGGCACCGCACAGCTCGGCCAGGAGGGGAACTTCGCGGTGGCCGGTCACCGGCGCACGTACGGTGATCCGTTCAAGGACTTCCCGGAGCTGCGGCCGGGGGACGCCGTGGTCCTCACGGACGGGACGACCTGGTTCACGTATCGGATCGACAAAGGGCCCTACAAAACGGTGCCGACCGACGTTGAGGTGATCGACCCTGTGCCACGTAAGTCCGGGTATACGCGACCGGGCCGGTATCTGACCCTGACGACGTGCGATCCGGAATGGGGGCACAGTCATCGGCTGATCGTCTGGGCGCACCTGGACTCCACACAGTCTGTGGAGGCAGGCGAACCGGAGGCTCTGCGCCGTTAG
- a CDS encoding DUF881 domain-containing protein yields the protein MSNSADSPGTQSTGSGPGGRLRFRPVRVLTAAVFALAGLIFFTSFDTAKGTDIRQDGSLLKLSDLIQQRSRKNKGLDESNAALRGSVESLAESDDGSSKAQDRRLSGLEQSAGTQKLTGRAITVTLNDAPPNATAKLPGYPEPQPDYLVIHQQDLQAVVNALWQGGARGIKVMDQRLISTSAVRCVGNTLILQGRVYSPPYKITAVGDPDRLQQALAASKAIQTYMVYVNVYGLGWKVTDDGTVTLPGYSGTVDLHYAKPVQ from the coding sequence TTGAGCAATTCTGCCGACTCCCCCGGGACGCAATCAACGGGCTCCGGCCCTGGCGGCCGCCTGCGTTTCCGCCCCGTGCGGGTACTCACGGCGGCGGTCTTCGCCCTCGCGGGACTGATCTTCTTCACCAGCTTCGACACGGCCAAGGGCACCGACATCCGTCAGGACGGGTCTCTGCTGAAGCTGTCGGACCTGATCCAGCAGCGCAGCCGCAAGAACAAGGGGCTGGACGAGTCCAACGCGGCGCTGCGCGGGAGCGTGGAGTCCCTCGCGGAGAGCGACGACGGCAGCAGCAAGGCGCAGGACCGCAGGCTCAGCGGGCTGGAGCAGAGCGCCGGCACCCAGAAGCTCACCGGCCGTGCCATCACCGTCACCCTCAATGACGCCCCGCCCAACGCCACCGCCAAGCTTCCCGGCTATCCCGAGCCGCAGCCCGACTACCTGGTCATCCACCAGCAGGATCTGCAGGCCGTGGTGAACGCGCTGTGGCAGGGCGGCGCCCGGGGCATCAAGGTCATGGACCAGCGGCTGATCTCCACCAGCGCCGTGCGCTGCGTCGGCAACACGCTGATCCTGCAGGGCCGGGTCTACTCACCGCCGTACAAGATCACTGCGGTCGGTGATCCGGACAGGCTGCAGCAGGCGCTCGCGGCGAGCAAGGCGATCCAGACGTACATGGTGTACGTCAATGTCTACGGCCTCGGCTGGAAAGTGACCGACGACGGGACGGTGACTCTTCCGGGCTACTCGGGCACAGTGGATCTGCACTACGCGAAGCCCGTGCAGTAG
- a CDS encoding class E sortase → MAATADDTEEHTDASDPEPAARRRRPGRIAMTVSVVGEILITAGLLLALFVVYSLWWTNVIADRKADKQSEKVRQHWAHSTDSAPGALDTKDGIGFLHVPSMKNGVVLVEKGTSTDVLNDGVAGYYTDPVKATLPMTGKTGNFTLAAHRDGHGAKFHNIDKVKKGDPIVFETRDDWYVYKVFSILPETSKYNVKVIDQLPKESGKKKPGHYITLTTCTPVYTSEYRYVVWGELVRVQKVDSKRTPPEELR, encoded by the coding sequence GTGGCAGCGACCGCCGACGACACCGAAGAACACACGGACGCGTCCGACCCGGAGCCCGCCGCGCGCCGTCGGCGTCCCGGGCGGATCGCCATGACGGTCAGCGTGGTGGGCGAAATCCTCATCACCGCCGGTCTGTTGCTCGCCCTCTTCGTCGTCTACTCCCTCTGGTGGACGAACGTGATAGCGGACCGCAAGGCGGACAAACAGTCTGAAAAGGTCCGCCAGCACTGGGCGCACTCCACGGACTCCGCTCCGGGTGCCCTCGACACCAAGGACGGCATCGGCTTCCTGCACGTGCCGTCGATGAAGAACGGCGTGGTCCTGGTCGAGAAGGGCACGAGCACGGACGTCCTGAACGACGGTGTGGCCGGCTACTACACGGACCCCGTCAAGGCGACCCTCCCCATGACCGGCAAGACCGGCAACTTCACCCTCGCGGCCCACCGCGACGGCCACGGCGCCAAGTTCCACAACATCGACAAGGTGAAGAAGGGCGACCCGATCGTCTTCGAGACGCGGGACGACTGGTACGTCTACAAGGTCTTCTCGATCCTGCCGGAGACCTCGAAGTACAACGTCAAGGTCATCGACCAGCTCCCGAAGGAGTCCGGCAAGAAGAAGCCGGGCCACTACATCACCCTGACGACCTGCACTCCGGTGTACACCTCGGAGTACCGGTATGTGGTGTGGGGGGAGCTGGTCCGGGTGCAGAAGGTCGACAGCAAGCGGACTCCGCCCGAAGAACTGCGATGA
- the pknB gene encoding Stk1 family PASTA domain-containing Ser/Thr kinase, with protein sequence MEEPRRLGGRYELGQVLGRGGMAEVYLAHDTRLGRTVAVKTLRADLARDPSFQARFRREAQSAASLNHPAIVAVYDTGEDYIDGVSIPYIVMEYVDGSTLRELLHSGRKLLPERAMEMTIGILQGLEYAHRNGIVHRDIKPANVMLTRNGQVKVMDFGIARAMGDAGMTMTQTAAVIGTAQYLSPEQAKGEQVDARSDLYSTGCLLYELLTVRPPFVGDSPVAVAYQHVREEPQPPSVFDPEITPEMDAIVLKALVKDPNYRYQSADEMRADIEACLDGQPVAATAALGAVGYGGYPDDQPTTALRADAGAGATSMLPPMNPDDGGYGYDEGPGRRGRQQKKSNTSTILLVVAGILVLIGAILIGKWVASNNNGNGKVPVPAFIGQSEGTARKMAENVDLKVSVTKKPCDDQPKGNVCDQDPQAKKEVDKGTTVNLTVSTGAPKVNVPDVRGLQFDQAQSQLTDKGFKVEKQTQVSAQTPGVVISQDPPGGTSKQKGTTITLTVAKAEDKVTIPDNIVGQSCDAAKATLQQLGLVPTCNDSPTTDPNQDGKVISTNPPAGQPVSKNTPVTINVGKLQNNQQTQVPDVRGRTVAVAKQMLTAAGFTNIQFAPGSDGSDTAIVSSQDPKPNQQVDNPGGTPVTLTTISFGGNNGGNGGNGNGGFIGGNAG encoded by the coding sequence ATGGAAGAGCCGCGTCGCCTCGGCGGCCGGTACGAGCTGGGCCAGGTGCTCGGCCGTGGTGGCATGGCCGAGGTCTACCTCGCGCATGACACCCGCCTCGGCCGCACCGTGGCAGTGAAGACCCTGCGCGCCGACCTGGCACGCGACCCTTCCTTCCAGGCCAGGTTCCGCCGGGAGGCCCAGTCGGCCGCCTCGCTCAACCATCCCGCGATCGTCGCGGTCTACGACACGGGCGAGGACTACATCGACGGGGTCTCCATCCCGTACATCGTGATGGAGTACGTCGACGGCTCCACGCTCCGTGAGCTTCTTCACTCCGGCCGCAAGCTCCTGCCCGAGCGCGCGATGGAGATGACCATCGGCATCCTCCAGGGCCTGGAGTACGCACACCGCAACGGCATCGTCCACCGCGACATCAAGCCGGCCAACGTCATGCTGACACGCAACGGCCAGGTCAAGGTGATGGACTTCGGCATCGCCCGCGCCATGGGTGACGCCGGCATGACCATGACCCAGACCGCGGCGGTGATCGGCACGGCCCAGTACCTCTCGCCGGAGCAGGCGAAGGGCGAGCAGGTCGACGCGCGCTCGGACCTCTACTCGACGGGTTGCCTCCTCTACGAGCTGCTGACGGTACGGCCCCCCTTCGTGGGCGACTCCCCGGTGGCCGTGGCCTACCAGCACGTCCGTGAGGAGCCGCAGCCCCCGTCGGTCTTCGACCCCGAGATCACCCCCGAGATGGACGCGATCGTCCTCAAGGCGCTGGTCAAGGACCCGAACTACCGCTACCAGTCGGCCGACGAGATGCGCGCCGACATCGAGGCCTGCCTGGACGGCCAGCCGGTCGCCGCGACGGCCGCGCTGGGTGCCGTGGGCTACGGCGGCTACCCCGACGACCAGCCGACGACGGCCCTGCGCGCCGACGCCGGCGCGGGCGCCACCAGCATGCTCCCGCCGATGAACCCGGACGACGGCGGCTACGGCTACGACGAAGGCCCCGGCCGCCGGGGCCGCCAGCAGAAGAAGTCCAACACCTCCACGATCCTCCTGGTGGTCGCCGGCATCCTGGTCCTGATCGGCGCGATCCTGATCGGCAAGTGGGTCGCCAGCAACAACAACGGCAACGGCAAGGTGCCGGTGCCGGCGTTCATCGGCCAGAGCGAGGGCACGGCCCGGAAGATGGCCGAGAACGTCGACCTGAAGGTGTCGGTCACGAAGAAGCCCTGCGACGACCAGCCGAAGGGCAATGTCTGCGACCAGGACCCGCAGGCCAAGAAGGAAGTGGACAAGGGCACCACGGTCAACCTGACGGTGTCGACCGGCGCGCCGAAGGTGAACGTGCCGGACGTCCGCGGGCTCCAGTTCGACCAGGCCCAGTCCCAGCTGACGGACAAGGGCTTCAAGGTCGAGAAGCAGACCCAGGTCTCGGCCCAGACGCCCGGAGTGGTCATCAGCCAGGACCCGCCGGGCGGCACGAGCAAGCAGAAGGGCACCACGATCACCCTCACGGTCGCCAAGGCCGAGGACAAGGTGACGATCCCCGACAACATCGTCGGTCAGTCCTGCGACGCCGCGAAGGCCACGCTCCAGCAGTTGGGTCTGGTGCCGACCTGCAACGACAGCCCGACCACCGACCCCAACCAGGACGGCAAGGTCATCTCGACCAACCCCCCGGCGGGCCAGCCGGTCTCCAAGAACACGCCGGTCACCATCAACGTCGGCAAGCTCCAGAACAACCAGCAGACGCAGGTGCCGGACGTCCGTGGTCGTACGGTGGCCGTGGCCAAGCAGATGCTGACGGCGGCAGGCTTCACCAACATCCAGTTCGCCCCCGGCAGTGACGGCAGCGACACCGCGATCGTCTCGTCCCAGGATCCGAAGCCGAACCAGCAGGTGGACAACCCCGGTGGCACCCCGGTCACGCTGACGACCATCAGCTTCGGCGGCAACAACGGCGGCAACGGCGGCAACGGCAACGGCGGCTTCATCGGCGGCAACGCCGGCTGA
- a CDS encoding aminodeoxychorismate/anthranilate synthase component II → MSARILVVDNYDSFVFNLVQYLYQLGAECEVLRNDEVSTAHAQDGFDGVLLSPGPGTPEEAGVCVDMVRHCASTGVPVFGVCLGMQSMQVAYGGVVDRAPELLHGKTSLVEHEGKGVFAGLPSPFTATRYHSLAAEPATVPAELEVTARTHDGIIMGLRHRELRVEGVQFHPESVLTEHGHRMLANWLVECGDAGAVARSTGLAPVVGRATA, encoded by the coding sequence GTGAGTGCGCGGATTCTCGTCGTCGACAACTACGACAGCTTCGTCTTCAACCTCGTCCAGTACCTGTATCAGCTGGGTGCCGAGTGCGAGGTGCTGCGGAACGACGAGGTGTCGACGGCGCATGCCCAGGACGGATTCGACGGGGTGCTGCTCTCGCCCGGACCGGGGACGCCGGAGGAGGCGGGCGTGTGCGTGGACATGGTCCGGCACTGCGCGTCCACCGGCGTGCCGGTCTTCGGGGTGTGCCTCGGCATGCAGTCGATGCAGGTGGCGTACGGCGGTGTGGTGGACCGGGCGCCGGAGCTGCTGCACGGCAAGACCTCGCTGGTGGAGCACGAGGGCAAGGGCGTCTTCGCGGGTCTGCCCTCGCCCTTCACCGCGACCCGCTACCACTCTCTCGCCGCCGAGCCGGCGACGGTCCCGGCCGAGCTGGAGGTGACCGCCCGCACCCACGACGGCATCATCATGGGCCTGCGGCACCGTGAACTCCGGGTCGAGGGTGTGCAGTTCCACCCCGAGTCGGTGCTGACCGAGCACGGGCACCGGATGCTGGCCAACTGGCTGGTGGAGTGCGGCGACGCGGGCGCCGTGGCGAGGTCGACGGGGCTGGCCCCGGTGGTGGGCAGGGCCACGGCGTGA
- a CDS encoding class E sortase, producing the protein MTALRPERETDASYGDQSYEASGALEDWDAAGAAYQERYSRPYGGPHGGPHGESQGASSSPDPYGGTYGAPYPYRDDARPVLDDETMALRIAGDPPSGSGSEVTATPTASRASAASSASSGAGPAAGGRAARRKAAKRRGGRHGGRREAAPSEPADSAEPGRPLSRVEARRQARLRKPSPGVIASRAIGEVFITTGVLMLLFVTYQLWWTNIRAHAQAGSETHQLQDDWASGKRNPGVFEPGQGFAILHIPKLDVVAPIAEGVSKEKVLDKGMVGHYGEPPLKTAMPDAKTGNFGLAAHRNTHGEPFRYINKLKPGDAVVVETQDEYFVYKVTSTLPVTSPSNTSVLDPVPRGSGFTGPGRYITLTTCTPEFTSKYRLVVWGKMVEERPRSKGKPDALIE; encoded by the coding sequence GTGACCGCGCTGCGCCCGGAACGCGAGACCGATGCCTCGTACGGGGATCAGTCGTACGAGGCTTCCGGTGCGCTTGAGGACTGGGACGCGGCGGGCGCGGCGTACCAGGAGCGGTACAGCCGGCCGTACGGCGGACCGCACGGCGGACCGCACGGCGAGTCGCAGGGCGCGTCCTCGTCCCCTGATCCGTACGGTGGCACGTACGGCGCCCCGTATCCGTACCGGGATGACGCCCGTCCCGTCCTCGACGACGAGACGATGGCGCTGCGGATCGCCGGTGATCCGCCCTCGGGCAGCGGCAGCGAGGTCACAGCCACCCCCACCGCCTCCAGGGCCTCTGCAGCCTCTTCAGCCTCCTCCGGCGCCGGACCCGCCGCCGGTGGCCGCGCGGCCCGCAGAAAGGCCGCCAAGCGCCGTGGCGGGCGCCATGGCGGCCGACGGGAGGCGGCACCCTCGGAGCCGGCGGACTCGGCGGAGCCCGGCCGGCCGCTGTCCCGGGTGGAGGCACGGCGGCAGGCGCGCCTGCGCAAGCCGAGCCCGGGCGTCATCGCGAGCCGGGCGATCGGCGAGGTGTTCATCACCACCGGCGTGCTGATGCTGCTGTTCGTCACCTATCAGCTGTGGTGGACCAACATCCGCGCGCACGCGCAGGCGGGCAGCGAGACGCACCAGCTCCAGGACGACTGGGCGAGCGGCAAGCGCAACCCGGGGGTCTTCGAGCCGGGGCAGGGTTTCGCCATCCTGCACATTCCCAAGCTGGACGTGGTCGCGCCGATAGCGGAGGGCGTCAGCAAGGAGAAGGTCCTCGACAAGGGCATGGTCGGGCACTACGGCGAGCCCCCGCTGAAGACCGCGATGCCCGATGCCAAGACCGGTAACTTCGGTCTCGCGGCGCACCGCAACACGCACGGCGAACCGTTCCGCTACATCAACAAGCTCAAGCCCGGTGACGCGGTCGTGGTCGAGACGCAGGACGAGTACTTCGTGTACAAGGTGACCAGCACGCTGCCGGTGACCTCGCCGTCAAACACCAGCGTGCTGGACCCCGTTCCGCGGGGCTCGGGCTTCACCGGACCCGGCCGCTACATCACCCTCACCACATGCACACCGGAGTTCACCAGCAAGTACCGGCTGGTCGTCTGGGGCAAGATGGTCGAGGAACGCCCGCGCAGCAAGGGCAAGCCGGATGCGCTCATCGAGTAG